The genomic window CAGGATGACAAGACGGGCGACAGGGACCATATCCGCTCCGCCGTGCTGACTTACTCTGATGTGCAGAAATATCTAAAATACCTTCGGTCGGATGGCTATCCGGTGCGATATTTCGTGGTGGGTGAGTACGGATCGAAAAAAGGCCGCGCCCACTGGCACATAATTTTGTATTGGCAGGGGCCGGTCCCCGAACACAAAATCCGAGAAAATTTCCTGCAAAAGCATTGGCCACATGGCTGGTCCTATTGGGATAAGTGTACGTCTGAGGCGGTCAGGTATGCATGCAAGTATATCCTTAAAGACCCCGCTGATCATGAAAAGCAAGGCTGGGGGCCGATGCCGTCCAAAAAGCCGCCGCTTGGCGATGCATATTTCCGCGATCTCGCGCAGCGCTATGTTGATCAGGGGCTTGCTCCGCAGCACCTGCGCTACAGCTTTCCAGAGGTCCGCCGCATCCCGAATGGGTATCGCGGTCGGACTGCAAAACAGTTTCGGGATGCCATGCGTCCTGTGCGGTTCATGATGCATGGCAAGACGGCTGAGAATTTTATCTCCTATTTTATTTACCTTTGGCGTGAACGCTTTGGCGATGAGCCGCCTAAATCCGAATTGATTTGGGCTTATGAGAGTAAGCGCCTTGGTGAATACTTCGAATCTGTGGCTGAGCCACGATTTGATCGCCACGTCAAAGGGCCGGTGCCTAAGGCACCGCCGTTTGATGGGGCTAAAGTGCAGTTTAGCGAAAAGGCTAACTGCTATTACAGTGATACGGCATCGGGCCGTTTGTGGTTTTCCATCGACAGTGAAGGAGATGCCGTATGGCACGACACCATAAGTCCTCGGGTAGACGAGACGCCAACAAACCGGACAACTGGCATGGGGGATCGCGTATCGATGATACGCAAAACCGGACCATTCACACGGTCCGATCCCTCGACTTCTCGCCAGTCATACCGGGATCACTCCAAGGGGCTCTGAGCCGCAAAGCGGTGTCGGTGGCCCCTGCCCGCCCCAAAAACTATAGCTCGATTATTGAGCGTCCCTCCTCTCCTGGACGAATATTGCCCCCGGCAACTCGTCCGGTGTCCACGGAATCGGCCCGGCCTGTGTCGCATTTGTCTCTTAAGCCGCCTGAGCCTGTAAAACAGTCGTCTCCCATGGCGCGCGATAGGCTTCTTGATAGGCTGACTTGTAAAAAGCGACCTGACAGTGTAGACGCCGCGAAAACGCGTAAGCGGGGCGGCGGCGGCGGGCCTCGTAAATTTATCCCGTGGTGTTGAGGGAGGGTTTTGATGCGCTCGATAATCCGATATTACAAGTTTCGAATTAAGCTATGGCTTTTTCAGTTTTGTGTCGGTATCGTGTTCTTGACATTGGTAACGATTTTGCACCATTGTCAGTCTGTAAGTGGCTGATTTGCCACTGTCACTAAACCAGTGAAATTCCATACCATAGATTACGCGATTATGTGATGAAGCCGCAGGGTTGAATTGTCCTGTTCTGGCAAAGTTCAAATGTCACACTCCCCCTGCTTGAGAGCTGCGGGAGGCCAGGATGACGGTCCAGCCGCCGGCGCATGTTCCGGAGGTGGTGGATCCGGGCACCGCTGGTTCCGGGATCGCGGATCACCTTTTCCCGCTCGAACGTGTTTGAGCGCTCGAACGTGTTTGAGCGCTCAAACAAGTTCGCGCGAAAAGACGAACGAGAACAAGGAGACATAGAATCTGTCTGGTTCACTGTGAATCTGACAGACTCCGGGTATCCACTTGCTGTTCGATGGCACCGAAGATGCTGTGGCCGGAGTGGTCCTTCATCTCGATGCGCACGGATTGGCCGGTGGAGAGGACGGGTGTCGTGTCCGTCCCCTTCATCGCGGCGCCCCGACCGGAGCTGATGATCGTGCCGGCGGTGAGGCGGCGGGTTCGGGCCGCCCCGGCGATCAGTTGACCGAAATCGGCCCACCTGTCGGCATCGGCATTTTCCCGGCTCGGGGGCCGTCCGTCCAGGCCGACGAGCAAGGGCAGGCAAAGCTTGCCACCCTGCCAGGCGTCCCCCAGTTCATCGGGCGTCACCGCAACCGGCGAGAAGGCGGCGGAGGGATTTGCCTGGAGGGACCGGCCCATCGGCACAGGCCCGTCATCCATCGGCAGGTCGCGCAATGTCACGCCATTGGCCAGCAGCACAAGGCGGATCTTCTCCCGCGCCTCTGTCGCGCCCGTTCCCATCGGCACATCATCGACGATCACCGCTACTTCCGCACCGAAATCGATGCCGGCAGGCTGAAGGGCGGCGGGGATGGGGTCGCGCGGGCCGGTGAAATTGCCGGATCCGCGCTGGGTGAGTTCAGGGGTGCCCGAGATCCATTGATAGGCGCGCGGCAGTGGAGAGGCCGCGTCATGCTCATGAAACCGCAGTACCGGCTGGGTTCCGGTTTCCAGCCCCTCGGCCACCCGGACCAGCCGGGGCGCGACATGTTCCCAGTCGTCAAGCGCCTGCTGCAGGCTGCGGGCGATATGCCCGACATCCGTATACCGGGTGAGATCCCTGGAAACGACGACCAGACGGCCATCGCGTGTTCTGTCCTTGAGAGTGGCGAGTTTCATGTCTGGTCCATTTCCGCGTTTGCAAGGGCGCAACGCCCGGGGTCAGGGACCTCGGGCGACATCGCATTCCAGCACGCCGCATGGTCCCCGGCAAGACCCCTGATGACGCCATCCGCAACGGACAGGGCGTGGCCGGAGATCACCCATCGGGATCAGTCCCCGCTTTCCACCGGCCGGACCTTGCGGCGTTGCAACCGGCGCGGCAGGGATCGCAGGACGGCGGACAGCCGGTCGATCTCGACAAAGACCACCGGGGTCATGAACAGGGTCAGTATCTGGCTGACGATCAGGCCGCCAACCACTGCCACGCCCAGCGGGCGGCGCAGCTCGGAACTCGCCCCGGTGCCGAGCGCAACCGGCAGAGCGCCGAGCAGCGCGCAGAAAGTGGTCATCATGATCGGCCGGAAGCGCTGCACCGCCGCATCATGGATCGCCCGCACGGGATCTGCCCCGGCCTCCCGTTGCAGCGTCAGCGCCACGTCGATCATCATGATGGCGTTCTTCTTGACGATGCCGATCAGCATCAGCAGGCCGATCAGGGCGATGATCGACAGGTCGAAGCCGAAGACCCTGAGGGCGAGAAGCGCCCCGAAGGCCGCCGACGGCAGGCCGGACAGGATCGTCAGCGGATGGGCGAAGCTCTCGTAGAAGACGCCGAGCACCACATAGATGGTCAGAACTGCGGCTGCGATCAGGAGACCGGTATTGCTGCTGGCCTGCTGAAAGATCCGGGCGGCACCGGCATAGCTGGTCGTCACGCCCGGGGGCAGGGCGATCTCCTGCTTCAGCGCATCGAGCCGCGCCGTTGCCGTGCCGAGCGAAACGCCCGGCGGCAGGTTGAAGGACAGGGTGACGGCGGTCAGCTGGCCGGTCTGGTTGACGGTCACCGGACCGGCTATGCGGGTGACGCTGGCAAAGCTTGCCAGCGGCACCAGCTGACCGGAGGCGGAGGCAATCCGGAGTCCGGCCAGCGACTGTTCATCCCATTGCCGCGACTGGTCATATTCCAGAATGACATTGTAATTGTTGCCGGTGGTCTGGATCTGGGTCACCACATAGCTGCCGAAGGCGGCTTCGAGCGTGCTGCGCAGCGTCGCGGCGGAGATGCCGAGCTTGCTCGCCCGGTCATCGTCCACCTCGACATGCGCCTGGAGCGCGTTGTTTTGCAGATCCGAGGCGACATCGGCGAAATGGCCAGGATCGGCGCGCATCGCATCGCCCAGCACCTGCGACCACTGCCGCGCCGCTGCGGCATCGATTGACTGCAACACCAGCTGATACTGGCTCTGCGAGCTGCGCCCGCCAAAGCGCAGGCTTTGTTGCGGCGTGATGAAGCTCTTGAGCCCGGCAACGGGAGCCAGCGCCTGGCGCAGCGACTGCAGCGTGTCCGCAAGCGCGGGGCGTTCGCCGACCGGTTTAAGCTGCACCAGCAGGCTGCCCGCATTGACGGCCGAGCCGCCTGGCCCTGCCCCCAGCGTCGAGGTGACATGTGCCACGGCCGGATCCTTCATCACCGCGGCAGCGGCCCTGGCCTGCAGGGCGCTCATCGCCGCAAAGGATATATCCTGCCGTGCCTGGAGTGAGACGGAGAGCATGCCGATGTCTTCGGTCGGGAAGAAGCTGCGCGGCAGGGCGGAGAACATGTAGCCGGAGGCGCCGAGCGTTGCGGCAAAGACCAGCATGACCGGGAACCGGTGGTTCAGGCACCAGCCGACGCTGCGCCCATAGGCCCGGGCCACTTTCTCGAACAGGCCGTCGCGGGTGCCGCCATGGCCCGGGTCCTGCGGCAGCCGCGCCGCCAGCATCGGCGTGACGGTCAGCGACACGACGGCGGAGGACAGGATGGCCATGGTCACGACGATGCCGAATTCGTTCAGCACCCGCCCGACGATCCCACCCATCAGCAGGATCGGCAGGAAGACGGCGACCAGCGAGATCGACATGGAGACGATGGTGCCGACCACCTCGCGCGAGCCGGTGACGGCCGCCTCGAAGGGCGACATGCCGGCTTCGACATGGCGCACGATGTTTTCCAGCATGACGATGGCATCATCCACCACCAGACCGACCGAAAGTGTCAGGCCGAGCAGCGAGATATTGTCGATGGAATAGCCCATCACATACATCGCGCCGAGCGTGGAGACCAGCGACAGCGGTACCGCAAGGCCGGGAATGAGGGTTGCCGTCACCCGGCGCAGGAACAGGAAGATCACCAGAATGACCAGCCCGATGGTGATGAGCAGGGTCTTCTCGACATCGGCCACCGCCGCGCGGATCGACACCGAGGCATCGTTGACGACCGCTATATGCATGCCCGGCGGCAGGGCGGCCTCAAGGTCCGGCAGGCGGGCGCGAATGCTGTCGACGACCTGAACCGTATTGGCACCCGGCTGGCGCTGGACGGCCAGCACGATCGACGGCGTGCCATCGAGCCAGCTGCCCTGGTTCAGCACCGCCACGCTGTCGCGCACATTGGCAACATCCTCCAGCCGCACGATGCGGCCATTCGGCCGGGCGATGACCAGGCTGCGGAAGGCTTTGGCATCGTTGCGCTGGGTGGCGACGTCGATGGTCAGCGACTGGCTTTCGTTTTGCAAGGTGCCGACAGGCGAATGGTCGTTTGCCGCGGCGATGGTGGAGGCGAGACTGTCGAGCGACAGGCCACGGCTGGCCATCCGGTTCGGATCGACCGATACCCGTACCGCGTAACTCTTTGCCCCGAAGACCTGCGCCTGGGCGACGCCGGAGACGGTCGAAAGGGCCGGCGAGATGATGTTTTCGGCGACATCGTCGAGCCGGGTGATCGGCAGATTGTCGCCGGTGACCGCGAGAATGAGCACCGGGGAATCGGCGGGGTTGGACTTGCGGTAACCGGGCGGGGTCGAAAGGTTGCCGGGCAGCTGGCGCTGTGCTCTGGCGATGGCAGCCTGGATGTCGGCGGCGGCGGCGTCGATATCGCGGGCGAGATCGAACTGGACGGTGATCTGGGTGCTGCCGGGCGTCGAGCTGGCGCTGATCGTGTCAATGCCCGAAATCGTCTGGAACTGCTTGATCAGCGGGGTCGCCACCGTGCTTGCCATCGTGTCGGGCGCGGCGCCCGCCAGCTGGGCAGACACGTTGATGGTCGGAAAATCGGCCTGCGGCAGGGCGGCGACCGGCAATTGCCGATAGCCGGCCAATCCCGCGACGAGAATGCCCAGGATCAGCAGGATGGTGGCGACCGGACGGCGAATGAAAATTTCCGAAACAGTCACAAGGCCGCTCCCGAACCGTCGGCGGTCTTGTCCAGGGGGGCAGCCTTTGCGCCGGAGACGATGACCTTCGCGCCATCGGCCAGTCCCGACTGGCCCTCGGTCACCACCGTTTCGCCCGCCTTCAGTCCATCGCTGATCCCGGTCATCGCACCCGCATTCAGGGCGACCGTGACCTTGCGTACCGAGACGGAACTGTCGGGACCAA from uncultured Gellertiella sp. includes these protein-coding regions:
- a CDS encoding fumarylacetoacetate hydrolase family protein; this encodes MKLATLKDRTRDGRLVVVSRDLTRYTDVGHIARSLQQALDDWEHVAPRLVRVAEGLETGTQPVLRFHEHDAASPLPRAYQWISGTPELTQRGSGNFTGPRDPIPAALQPAGIDFGAEVAVIVDDVPMGTGATEAREKIRLVLLANGVTLRDLPMDDGPVPMGRSLQANPSAAFSPVAVTPDELGDAWQGGKLCLPLLVGLDGRPPSRENADADRWADFGQLIAGAARTRRLTAGTIISSGRGAAMKGTDTTPVLSTGQSVRIEMKDHSGHSIFGAIEQQVDTRSLSDSQ
- a CDS encoding efflux RND transporter permease subunit codes for the protein MTVSEIFIRRPVATILLILGILVAGLAGYRQLPVAALPQADFPTINVSAQLAGAAPDTMASTVATPLIKQFQTISGIDTISASSTPGSTQITVQFDLARDIDAAAADIQAAIARAQRQLPGNLSTPPGYRKSNPADSPVLILAVTGDNLPITRLDDVAENIISPALSTVSGVAQAQVFGAKSYAVRVSVDPNRMASRGLSLDSLASTIAAANDHSPVGTLQNESQSLTIDVATQRNDAKAFRSLVIARPNGRIVRLEDVANVRDSVAVLNQGSWLDGTPSIVLAVQRQPGANTVQVVDSIRARLPDLEAALPPGMHIAVVNDASVSIRAAVADVEKTLLITIGLVILVIFLFLRRVTATLIPGLAVPLSLVSTLGAMYVMGYSIDNISLLGLTLSVGLVVDDAIVMLENIVRHVEAGMSPFEAAVTGSREVVGTIVSMSISLVAVFLPILLMGGIVGRVLNEFGIVVTMAILSSAVVSLTVTPMLAARLPQDPGHGGTRDGLFEKVARAYGRSVGWCLNHRFPVMLVFAATLGASGYMFSALPRSFFPTEDIGMLSVSLQARQDISFAAMSALQARAAAAVMKDPAVAHVTSTLGAGPGGSAVNAGSLLVQLKPVGERPALADTLQSLRQALAPVAGLKSFITPQQSLRFGGRSSQSQYQLVLQSIDAAAARQWSQVLGDAMRADPGHFADVASDLQNNALQAHVEVDDDRASKLGISAATLRSTLEAAFGSYVVTQIQTTGNNYNVILEYDQSRQWDEQSLAGLRIASASGQLVPLASFASVTRIAGPVTVNQTGQLTAVTLSFNLPPGVSLGTATARLDALKQEIALPPGVTTSYAGAARIFQQASSNTGLLIAAAVLTIYVVLGVFYESFAHPLTILSGLPSAAFGALLALRVFGFDLSIIALIGLLMLIGIVKKNAIMMIDVALTLQREAGADPVRAIHDAAVQRFRPIMMTTFCALLGALPVALGTGASSELRRPLGVAVVGGLIVSQILTLFMTPVVFVEIDRLSAVLRSLPRRLQRRKVRPVESGD